The Chiloscyllium plagiosum isolate BGI_BamShark_2017 chromosome 38, ASM401019v2, whole genome shotgun sequence genome segment NNNNNNNNNNNNNNNNNNNNNNNNNNNNNNNNNNNNNNNNNNNNNNNNNNNNNNNNNNNNNNNNNNNNNNNNNNNNNNNNNNNNNNNNNNNNNNNNNNNNNNNNNNNNNNNNNNNNNNNNNNNNNNNNNNNNNNNNNNNNNNNNNNNNNNNNNNNNNNNNNNNNNNNNNNNATTCCCgacacacacgtacacataccACACACACGTCCATACCCCCACATTCACAAACCCTCCCATCCCACCCACACAACCCAccactccatacacacacacaaacccccaCTCCATTACGCGCACACCACATAGGCACACTCTCCCAACCAACGACTACACATACAGACCTCACCCCCAGGAGAGGGCGTGGTCGTGAGCAGGTGTTGGGGCTGAGGTGGTAAAGTGGAGTGGTTTCCTGGGAAGTTTTTGCAAAGTCCTGGGGAGTTGAGAATTTTGACACTTGTCTGACAATCTGCTGCCTGTCCACATTCCACAGCTCAGAGCTCATGTTGGAAGAAGTCCCATTGGTTGCCCTTGACTTTAGACACATTGTCCTTTGTGAGCctgctgggatcttgctgtgctcccTCCCCAAGCCCAGGGCCAGGACAGTGGTTGCTCTTTTGGAAGTTTCCCACCTCAGGAACAGTCCATCTCCCTTTGGGTCAGGCTAGGCTGGACCTGTCAGTCAGCTCCCTCTCCGTGGAGGGGCTGGCTCTTTGGTGAATTAGTCAAATCAGTTCCTTCTTCTACTTGACCCCTCCCTGTTGTCCTTCAATGCAGTTTATTTGTTACAAATCAAAATGTTTTCAATGCAGCACATTCCACATCCCAGCCATCAGTATCTATGAGCTTCTATTGATGATTGTTAAATGTCTTCAGTTATTTAAAGTCAAAGGTGAATAGGTTTTGGGCATTAATCAGTTATTTACACTCACCTGTGTATTATCTTATGTTAATTTAGTTTGATTTGATCAAATTTAGTTTATTAAAATGAGTACTGGGGTGTGTATATAAGAAATAAGCACTGGGACACAGATTATTTTACATAAAAACattagaaacaggagcaggagtaggcattcagcccatcagacctACCCACAgtttagtaagatcatggttaaACAGCCCCAATCCTCACTTCTCTATATAACaaaactcctacagtgtggaaataggctattcagcccatcgagtccacactggccctccaaagagtatcccacccagacccaccccatctctctaaccctgcatttcccatggctaatccacttagcccgcacatccctagacactatgcacaatttagcctggcaaatccacctaacctgcacatccttggactctagaaggaaagtggagcacctggaggaaccccacgTAGactcaggaagaatgtgcaaatgtcaAACAGACAGCGCCCTGAGGgtagaactgaacccaggtccgtggtgctgtgaggcagcagggctaaccactgagccactggccAGCCCTTTTGAATACTCTCTTTAATCTAGCCTACAGTattcaatatttaatttaatatttaaaaatacattaacacAAGGAGTAGGAGTAGATCATGTCTGATTTGGTTGTGGTCTCAGCACCATTTTCCTTTCAGCCCCCACCTTGTCTCTCTCcatgatcaaaaatctgtctaacacAGTCTTCAACATCTCCTATGAGCCATCCTCCAGGGCCCttgggaagagaatttcacaCGGTCAGCATCCTCCAGGGGAAGGAAGTCttgctcatctctgtcttaaacgggACCTGTAATTTCTAATCTGTGCGCCGAGTTTAAAAATCTACTGCTATTCCACAAAACTGTAAGAAGTGTCAAAAACGTCCAGCTGTTCTTTAGAGAAGGATATCTACTGTCCTTACCCAATCtgggcctgcatgtgactccagacctactccAACATTATCACACACAGTCATAGTTTCACACGGTCACTGAGGGCAGCTAGACTTCAGTTATAAATCCTGACAACTAATTTATTTTATAAAAGCATTAAATGGCActggaaaaatgattttttttaaaaactcttgttAACCTATTTCTTCATTCCAGGGTTTTATCCATAACTCTGAGAATGCAAACCACTTTTATCAGGGACAAGCCAATCAAGGTCACTCGCTGTTTGCCAATCTGAACCAACGATTGATTAACATGGGATTTCCACGTTGGAATCTGGGGAATCAAGTCATTGAGCCACTCATCTCTGTCCTCTTGATCCTGTTGCTAATGATGTTCGGAATGCGTGGTCTTCTCCTGATTGGTGGGCTTTACCTCTTTTCTCGATTTACTCAACGGTAACTCAGTTAGTTGCGGAGAGTGGTTTTATCTGACTCTGTACAAGTCTAcgtgaattttttttcttttcctcctaCTTATAAAACTGGTGATCTGAGAATATTTACCATtgactatatataaaaaaagaagagGATTGTTTAAACGTCACTTTCTGCCAATTTTTCATAAAACAACTCTTTCATAAATGTGAACTTTAGGAAAAACATTATTCCTTGTTACTATTGCTTTAATTGCAATATTATCGTTGAATCTGTCATTTGCTGAGTTCACCAGTCAGAAAAATAGAAGCTGGTGTAGTGGTGGTTGTGGTGTTATTAAGTTCATTCATGTCCTGCAGGGAAGTAAATCTGACATCTTTACCAtcaactgcaaattcccctctccAAGCCCCACACCACCTCGATGTGAAACTATATCACCAGTCCATGAAGCTGAATTAAATTCCTCCCTAACATCAGTGtggctgcaatggttcaagaaggtacttcaccaccaccttctcaaggggcaattagggatgggtaaaatGTCCAGGCGAGCCAGCAACATTCCTGAAaaaataagttttttaaaaaaaaattccagtctGACCTACAAATTACTCCAGTCCCATACCAACATGTTGAATtctgactaatttattggaaAGATTCTCACACATTGTTTCCCACCCAGCGCATCACCGCATCATTTCATTGTTCCGAAGCTTAGAATTCCCAACAGGTGTCACAGCTGGATGTTCAAAATCCGACTGAGGGAAACCCTGGATAAAATCCATTGAAATGCGGCAGGGTGATTGGTGGTAACAAAGTTAGTGTATCAAAAGTGAATCTTTGGACTTGCATCAAACGTCCTCATGGAACAAGAGTCACTTTTCTGGCAATGAAAAGTTGATGAATTTCCCAAGAATTAACTAGATAAAAATTCACCCATTTTCACCTGTGGTCAGTTTTAATTGAAACTCCCTCTATTCTCTCATCCCCTAACTCTTGCCCCgttttctttcatttcagatATGTCACCCCAGTCTCCCTCAACAATAATCTAATTTTCTTACAATGTTTCTAGGTAcaatttccaaagcccctccctcACCTATGCTGTTGCTGATCACCCAGTCACATTCTGAACCTGGAGTCTGATGGCTGACCCCAGGAAATCCTCTAACCCCTGCTTATGCCCTCACTACGATCTCATCCTACCCTGTTCCTGCAGTGCAGAGGAGAATTACCCACATTACTTCCAGCTCTGATATATTGCAAGGAAGTCCCAACTACATCTGACACTTTGTTCGCAATGTGAGGTGGAGTGACAGCCCCAGCTGCAAAACCCAAGTGCAAGCTCTCTGAATGATGCCCTGATGGagtagccagggttggagagtgACTGTACCTCTCCCAATCACTGTGATTGGGCAAGTTTGCAACTGGACCACCCAACCTCATCATCCAAGGTGCAAACTCTGGCACAGCATCTTCACAGTACTATGCATTTGGACATCATTGAGCTGCACAGTTTCCCTCTGGAGGTAAGGATCTGTCTGGCTTTCTGCTGGGCTGCAACGGTCCAGAGGTTTCCTTCACATTCCCAATGTGTCCCCTGTGCTTTTGGCTGCATGGTACCAGTTTCAGTCAAGCCAGTGAAGAAACCAAATGAAGGTTGACTAATCCTCGCTTAGTTCAATTGTATGTTCACTAATTTGGACCTTGCCTCAAGGTGCCTCTGCTTCACCAAGCAACTCCCCCTTTCACTCACCTTTGATCAAACGTCACAcgacacgaggttatagtccaacaggttcatttaacatcacaagctttcaaagcgccgctccttcatcacctgacaaaggagcagcgctctgaaagcttgtgactttaAATAAATCTTTTTGACTACAACCTGGTATCATGATGTTTGACCTTGTCCATGAACTCCCACATCAAGCCAACACTGAAGAACTAGAATGGTACAAAGATGACATGATTCTTCGACCAAATATGAATGGGAAATCTTTATGTACAACAGTTTATATTAAAAAAGACAAACAGCTTCAGTATTGCTAAAATAAGATGTAATTTTTTGAAAATTTTCATCTGGCCCACatcagaacattttgcaagaataaaCATTCAagggaaaaatcaacattttataaTGAGTAAGAGGAAAGGGCTCATTTGTTGGTACATGATAGATGCATTGCCATGAAAAACACACCCATCAATATTGACCGGCAGATAGTAGTCAGGCTTTATTAAATTTGAGTTTGAATTTTTATTATTGTGAAATGCCCTGATTGCAAGAggaaaagttttgacaaaatgtgtctttttttcagtAGTAGCAAGTTTCTGTCTGACCATGTGACTCAGAAGACAAATAAAAAAATCCTATTATATCTTAAAAACTCTTAATAATGGACAGTATGATTGtatgatgaaggccttatgcccaaaacatcgattcttctgctcctcggatgctgcctgacatgctgtgcttttccagcaccacgctctcgactccgatctccagcatctgcagtgctctctTTCCCTCAGTATGATTGTATAACTGATTACGTCTGATTGtatgatgaaggccttatgcccaaaacatcgattctcctgctcctcggatgctgcctgacatgctgtgcttttccagcaccacgctctcgactcagatctccagcatctgtagtgctcTCTTTCCCTCAGTATGATTGTATAACTGATTACGTCTGATTTGTATGAAATTTTTTAAAGCTTATACTTTGGAACGTGTTACTGAAGGATTTGGATATCTTTGTTGCCTTTTCTCAATGAGTACAGTGATTTTtggcttttcttttcaaatgaaCTTCACGGGGGTTTTTGAAAAGTAGAATTTTTCAAGAATGGAAATGAACTGGAGAAAGAATTAATTATTGAATAAACGTCTGTCCAGTTTTTCAGTCTTTATTGTCAGTGTTTCATACCATGGTGTGTTGGGCCGCCTTGAAGTACTTAAGGATAAGAATAGTTCCAGGCTTTGGGACATGAGAAGAATATTTGCATACTACTAAGATAGAATTTCTAGGCTTTACAATACAGGAAGAAGGGTAATCAGCCCATCACTCCTGTGCTGGTTGCAAGAGCAACCATCCAGCTCCCCTTTTCCAATAGCCTTTTCAGATCATCTTATTGTTTACCGATTTAACATCCCTGCAGTTCGTGAAAAAAatgcagcatggaaagagacccttcggtccaactcgtccgtgccaaccagatatcctaacctaatctagtcccatttgccagcacttggcccatatccctctaaacccttcccattcatgtacctagccagttgccttttaaatgttgtaattgtaccagtctccaccacttcctctgacagctcattccatacacacaccaccttcttgcccccttaggtcccttttaaattttcaccctctcaccttaaacctatgcctctagttttggactcacctaccctggggaaagtaATTTGGACTTCTTCATCTTCTTTGGGCTTCTCCCATTTGACCCCCATGTTGATTGACACCAAAATAGATTGGAATCAATGTACTTATTGCACTTTCCCTCTGccaacatggtggctcacagtgccagggacccaggttcaattccagccttgggtgactgtgtggaatttgcatgttcttcccatgtctgcatgagttcccttcaggtgctctggtttcctcctacagatcaaagatgtggaggtttgTTGAATACCCCTGGGGGATCGGGTAGGGTATGGGcgggatgctccttggagggtcagtgtggactcagttggctgaatggcctccttccacactgtagggattcttcagCCCTTAGCTGTGTTTGCTATAAGCAAAATCCTCTGAGTCGCATTCATTTAGAATGCCAACTTCCTGCTGGTTTTTTTGGTAAGCACTCTGGGTTTGGCTGTGGTGATTTTTACAGTTGCTTGCCAGTAGTGCACATAACACAGCAATAAAGACATGATTAAAGAAAAGGTTTTACTGTTTAAGCTGTTATTAGGATTGTGTGCTTCTCCACTCAATAAGGTTTTGCCAGTGTTGGCAGAATCAAGTCTATTGTGGAGAGGAAGACTCACTAAAGTATAATTTGCTCCCAAAACCAGCAGACCTGCAGTGCACTCAGCTACTGCCTGGGACTCGAAGCATACAAAGGATAAACAACAGTGAAGACAAAAGCTACCAGACCTGCACTCTGCATGTGAAGCAGCAGTGAAAATTTCCAATGACCATACTTTCAATCAACAGATTAGAGTTTGTTCAGGTCTATAAACTACAATCGCAAACAAAGACCAGGACAATGACGCTCTGTGAAATGTTGATGTTTCAAATTTAAGTTCAGCTTACTGttttgttattttcatgaatactCTCTTGTGCCTCTCCCCCACCAACACCCACAAAACCTTCTttggaattttaatttaatttaaagtaGGGCTCCAATTGTCAGTTCCTGAGTGAACTACTCCTAGATTACCATGAACACGACTGCTCCCAAACtcatccaccctctcctcccccaTCTAACCCTCAGCACTCTGCTCTTTTTACATTTGCTTCACTGTTAATTCAATTTGAGAAAGTGAGTGAGATCATTTCAGAATCCTAAAGTGACCCCAGCATTTGCTAAGCTCAGTGTTTCACTCTGGAATTAATTCAGTTATTTCCCAATTTTTAGAGCAGCAAAACTTTCAAACAAGTGAGAAaatcaataataaatcaatcCCTGGAGTCTCCTGTCTTTATAACCTGTCAAAACATTGTTCACTGATCAAAAGGTAGACCACTATGGAATTTCTTTTGAATGTAAGTTAGACTTTAGAAATATATGACGACAAGAATTTCCCCACAGTGATAGGAGTCTGTATATCTCGGGCATTGTAATATTTGTAAATTGACCAGTGTCAGCAGAGTGGAGAAATTTGTGAGGAAGCAGAATGGGTTGTACATAGAGGAGAACAACTTGTGCCTTAATCATACACATGAATCAGTTTGATTGCTCAAGTGCATTATATGCTCAAGACATACCACATCATATTTCACCTTAGTGTCCAATAAGGTGATGTGAGTATTTAACCTGTATCATAtgattgagtcatacagcacttcAGCCTagcaagtctgcactgacctacctacactaatcccactttgcaGCGCTTGGCCCACACccatgaatgttatgatatttcaagtgctcatccaaatacccAAGCTTACCCTGCCTCTCTGCATCATTGAGATGCTCCATTCCAGATgctatcctggtgaatctcctctacacaccctcacatccttcctaaagtgtggtgcacACAGTACTAAGCTGTGGCCCAAACAAAGTTTTGTAGTCGTCTAACATGACCTCCTTATAATCTGTGCAACAACTAATAAAGACCAGTGTCTGTatacctttttaaccatcctattAATATTGATCATTAGATGTGCCTTTGCAAACAGTTTAATGGGATTGTAATTGTGCCATATTCCTTCAGTTAACTGTGAGGTCTAGCCCTGCTTGTAATTGACTTGTAATTACTTTGCTCTAAGGGTATGACTCGGGTTTCAAAGAGGTTGCTGTAAGTCTCCCATCAATTGACAGGGCCCTCGTTGCAATAGTTTTCAAACATCATCAGAACTGATGCACTCTATTGCAATCATATTGAGTCATTTCTAGCATGACAGTCTTCCAATTTGGATGTATCTGAGTTATTGGCCTGAAtctaagtcaagattagagtggtgctgaaaatgtacagcaggtcaggcagcatccaaagggcaggaaaatcgatgtttcaggcaaaagatggctaatctccagcatctgcagtacccacttcggCCTGAATCTAAGTGCCAATTTCATCACGTTACATGACAGGTTTGAGAGACTGGTGGGTTTTCTCAGGCCAATCTCTCAAATttatctcattaactacctacctaTCTCCATGATGGCCCAATGCCAGTCCGATTTTTCCACTCACTGTAATCAGAAGAACTCGCCACTGCCGGAATGTTCCAGAATGGCATAGCactatctttaaaaggccattgtgcacccaGGCCTGGGGTTAGCCTGCGTGGTTCAGCACACAGGGATCTGGAGGTCCTCCTGGATCTGATTGTACAGAGGAGGCTTGTCCTCTTCACCAAGGACCAGTAGAGGAGGCCCCAGTACCAGACCCTGTCCGGCCTCATGTGAGGATGCCACCCAGCACAGTGTGCGACTGATCCGTCCAGAGGAACACACAACAGTGCAGGAAagaggtcagtgaccttctccacttgGCCAAAGGTAAGTGCTACCATCTGTTCCTGCCACCTCACCTTCACTCTGTCTACTACTGCACTCACCTCCCACAAGGTTCAAGCTCTACCATCAATGTTcccctgaaacgttgactctcctgcccctcggatgctgcctgacctgctgtgcttttccagcgccatgcttTTTGACTCTGCATCGTCTCTGTGCTGCCAACTCACTTGTCCGGAACACCCCACCACATTTCTCCCACATGCTCCAGCATTGACAGCTGTGTGATCCACTTTCATCACTCTtaatatcttccccctctcttcATGTTCCTGAAGAAAGTAGCCTACAATCGAGCATGAACTGTCAGGGTGTTTGGTGGTCCGCCAAACATTCAGCTTCCTATTCCTCATGTGGACTGGATTGTGGCTATGCCAGCCCTGAGTGGTTGGTTGATTGTGTCCAAGCCTCTGAACTGGtgtcagaggctgcccttgatagACTGTGCCTGCAGCCCTTGACTGAAGGCTATTTCCCAGGACTTGACTGAGGAATTCTGCCAAGCAgggcaagcttcctggctttgtgtctgtgctaaacagcaaggcaGTGCAGGAGCACTGTGAGCCTGGTATGTCCAGCTGAGGGGGTAAGGCTCAAAACGACAAAAcgaggcagggatgctgtgaaacGACCAGGGAGGCTTAAGGAAAATGAGTATGAAATGAGCAAGTGATATCCAACCTGGTTTAATCCCTGAGCTGGGTGCTTGTGCATGTCTCGATACAGCAGGATTGTAATTCTGGTTGTTGGTGCACCCTGAGGTGCAGCTTGGCCACGAGGGAGCTTGGTTCAAGAAGAtgggagatgtgccatgatgatacAAAGGGGTTGTCTGATGCCTCGGTCCATGGATGTGGGATCAGGGATGCccctgcccatggagtgtgccctgagatattggtgcgATATGTCCATTTCAGGAGGTGCAAGCAGTGAGCTAGAGTCACCAGGTTCCCACTCAGACTTCCAAGTCAAGAATTTTTGGTTTCTGGTTTTCTCACAGTGGGTGTAGAAAAGGAAGCTGTAATGAGCTAAGATCAGAGAatatatggatgagttggacctcgGGGTCTGTTCAAGATttgctaaagggtctgtttctgggctgtatatccctatgattctatgactctatgagctgtGGGATACAGCCTCCACTCCCAGCAGAGATAATTAACCCTCGGatgcagatttaagataattggcaaaagcaCCTGAACAAAGATTACGATTTCCTGTTCTTGTAACTTGAAGAGCTGTTTGAAACTAATTCAATAGGAGTTTTCAAATGAGAATTAAACAAATACTTGATGAGGAAATGTGCATAGGGCAGGGAAGTGAGAGGAATTAGTTAGATCTTTCAAAGAGCCAATGcaagctcgatgggccaaatggcctccttataCGCTCTATGATTGAATCATCTAATAAAGATAAGTTACCACAGTCTCTGTCCATGGTGGGGATTGTGGAATACAACTAACTACATAATTGTACATTAATAACAATAAAAGATTCTCGTGGttgaattaataataaaaaagaagAGGTTCTGATCCCAGGCATTACTTGTGcaaaaagaagaaatattgggtAGAATTTGTAGCACAATCCTGGTGTGAGATAGTTGTCATGATCTCGTCTGCTACAATGAAAGGCGCATTAAAGTTTGTCTGAACCTATTTTTATTCTAAGTGTGTTTAAATTAAAATCTATTCAGATGAATTTATAGAGGCGGAAAATCCCTAGTGGGGCTTACAGCAATGGTACCAATGTCTTGTGGCGCTTAGAGTGCAGCCTCCCACAGTACAACaaaaaggatgttgatagcaAACTAACACTTGCAAACTCCTTTCAGTAAGTAGCAAAGCAGAATTATGCACAATAGCCATGTGCACTGGCCATTTCCTCACACCTTTCAAAGCTTTTGAGTTTATCCTGCTTTCTGAATGTCTGAGAATTACCATAATTATCTGCACCTCCTGCTCTGGGAGCACTATTATCACATGATTCGACAGAGGATTATTCCAATTAGCTGAAGTGGTCCTTTACCCCACTGTCCTTTTAATGATGGATTGGATGCCAGGGGTGATGATTTGAATAAAATCAACAGATCGGAACTTGCAACGTT includes the following:
- the LOC122541940 gene encoding protein FAM241B-like isoform X1, which translates into the protein MVRILANGEIVQNDDPRVRKAPQRREDLNRPRQGFIHNSENANHFYQGQANQGHSLFANLNQRLINMGFPRWNLGNQVIEPLISVLLILLLMMFGMRGLLLIADLQCTQLLPGTRSIQRINNSEDKSYQTCTLHVKQQ
- the LOC122541940 gene encoding protein FAM241B-like isoform X2, encoding MVRILANGEIVQNDDPRVRKAPQRREDLNRPRQGFIHNSENANHFYQGQANQGHSLFANLNQRLINMGFPRWNLGNQVIEPLISVLLILLLMMFGMRGLLLIDLQCTQLLPGTRSIQRINNSEDKSYQTCTLHVKQQ
- the LOC122541940 gene encoding protein FAM241B-like isoform X3, translated to MVRILANGEIVQNDDPRVRKAPQRREDLNRPRQGFIHNSENANHFYQGQANQGHSLFANLNQRLINMGFPRWNLGNQVIEPLISVLLILLLMMFGMRGLLLIGGLYLFSRFTQR